The following are encoded together in the Actinoplanes sp. N902-109 genome:
- a CDS encoding S8 family serine peptidase, whose amino-acid sequence MILRALTAGLLAIPGSPAVAASDPAPFVVGLRDGSSYAADLPAREADRLLDDPAVEYVEPDHVARIDTAGQWSITRTGVDAAWQVTRGRGTVTVAVVDTGVSAIPELAGRLLPGHDFVDNDNDAGDDNGHGTMAAGVLAAAATNRSGVVGICPACKILPVKVLGADGSGSYSTIADGIRWAADQDARIISLSLGGDADSQVLRDAVGYAADRGALVIAAAGNEGSSTPHYPAAIPSVLAVGGSTDADLPYPWSNYGSDWVDIAAPGCNLAPSRDSIVGQFCGTSSATPFVAGVAALLASQAPARDATRIRDALTSTADPVPGGWVPGRINAARAIAVDDTVKPVTAFLSPGGSALVRGTVAVSARATDNIGIAKVELFVNGKPVGTDRVSPYVVSWRSSGTTATLRLRTTDLNGNVSTATRTVTVDNIAPAVRMTVGSKVKVTATDRIGIRRIQLLANGTIVRRSTGATATFTVPRGTTSIRVRAYDRTGNATTTPARRWRR is encoded by the coding sequence ATGATTCTTCGTGCGCTGACGGCCGGACTCCTTGCCATCCCGGGGAGCCCGGCCGTTGCCGCATCGGATCCCGCACCGTTCGTTGTCGGGTTGCGCGACGGTTCGTCGTACGCGGCCGACCTGCCGGCCCGCGAGGCCGACCGGCTGCTCGATGACCCAGCGGTTGAGTACGTCGAGCCGGACCACGTCGCGCGCATCGACACCGCCGGTCAGTGGAGCATCACGAGGACCGGCGTCGACGCCGCCTGGCAGGTCACCCGTGGCCGCGGCACCGTCACGGTCGCCGTGGTCGACACCGGCGTCAGCGCGATCCCCGAGCTCGCCGGCCGGTTGCTGCCGGGCCATGACTTCGTCGACAACGACAACGACGCCGGCGACGACAATGGTCACGGCACCATGGCCGCCGGAGTGCTCGCGGCGGCGGCCACCAACCGCAGCGGCGTCGTGGGCATCTGCCCGGCTTGCAAGATCCTGCCGGTGAAGGTGCTCGGCGCGGACGGTTCCGGCTCGTACAGCACGATCGCCGACGGCATCCGCTGGGCCGCCGACCAGGACGCCCGGATCATCAGCCTGTCGCTCGGCGGCGACGCGGACAGCCAGGTGCTGCGGGACGCGGTGGGTTACGCCGCGGACCGGGGTGCGCTCGTCATCGCGGCCGCCGGCAACGAGGGCAGCTCGACGCCGCACTACCCGGCGGCCATCCCGTCGGTGCTCGCGGTGGGCGGCTCGACCGACGCCGACCTGCCGTACCCGTGGTCCAACTACGGCAGCGACTGGGTGGACATCGCGGCACCCGGCTGCAACCTCGCGCCCTCCAGGGACAGCATCGTCGGCCAGTTCTGCGGGACGTCGTCCGCGACACCGTTCGTCGCCGGGGTCGCCGCACTGCTCGCGTCGCAGGCACCGGCCCGTGACGCCACCCGGATCCGGGACGCCCTCACCTCGACCGCCGACCCCGTCCCCGGCGGCTGGGTGCCGGGCCGCATCAACGCCGCCCGCGCGATCGCCGTCGACGACACCGTGAAACCCGTCACCGCGTTCCTGAGCCCCGGTGGTTCCGCGCTCGTCCGCGGCACGGTCGCGGTCTCCGCCCGCGCCACCGACAACATCGGCATCGCGAAGGTCGAGCTGTTCGTCAACGGCAAGCCGGTCGGCACCGACCGCGTTTCCCCGTACGTCGTCAGCTGGCGATCGAGCGGCACAACCGCAACGCTGCGGCTGCGCACGACCGACCTCAACGGCAACGTGTCGACCGCAACCCGGACCGTGACCGTCGACAACATCGCCCCGGCGGTGCGGATGACCGTCGGCAGCAAGGTCAAGGTGACGGCGACCGACCGCATCGGCATCAGGCGCATCCAACTGCTGGCCAACGGCACGATCGTGCGCCGGTCCACCGGCGCCACCGCGACGTTCACGGTGCCGCGCGGCACCACTTCGATCCGGGTACGGGCCTACGACCGGACCGGCAACGCGACCACCACTCCGGCCCGCAGGTGGCGTCGCTGA
- a CDS encoding S8 family serine peptidase → MNKHVARRVIVGALSLGVVAATAGTSSWAMADEAQVRLVIGMKAGADTTAPMQAASALGAKATDLTAAARDALAPLGARTIKVPASRQSLIVSALRRDPSVAYVEVDHEAKATDLRPDDPVYTSGYQPEVDRVKLPTAWGTTTGSAAVKIAVLDTGVTRTGDLTGAVAGGYNYWANTGDTTDDNGHGTAVASLIAGRGNNGAGMAGGCWQCTIIPVKVLNAQGRGPYSDIAKGVVYATNVGAKIINMSLAGTANDSVLADAVKYANSKGVLVVAAAGNEGNTTKMYPAAYPDVVGVGATAYNSDSRASFSSYNKAGDSWVDIAAPGDVTAMGRDGEYYSGFKGTSFASPMVAGAAGLIKAVHPDYNAWSLQRALLASGRKLGSATWTKYGMLDAGKALTISTDRTAPKITSVSTPGQGWRMHGKVTIKAATSDDWSGVRWVDLYVNGTWVARDSAAPHEFTYDTKGKNGKVTFLLKVYDKAGNTGTFTRWITADNIAPSVSITSGPKNKAKVKGTVTLKASASDSNGIRRVELLINGKVKATDTAAAYSLSFKAASQPTSMKVQIRAVDNAGNTKTTSTRTYTR, encoded by the coding sequence TTGAACAAGCATGTCGCACGACGGGTCATCGTCGGAGCGCTGTCCCTCGGAGTTGTCGCCGCCACGGCCGGCACCTCCTCCTGGGCCATGGCGGACGAGGCACAGGTCCGCCTGGTCATCGGCATGAAGGCCGGCGCGGACACCACCGCGCCGATGCAGGCGGCGTCGGCGCTGGGCGCCAAGGCCACCGATCTCACTGCGGCCGCGCGCGACGCCCTGGCGCCGCTCGGTGCGCGCACCATCAAGGTGCCCGCGTCGCGTCAGTCACTGATCGTCTCCGCCCTGCGGCGTGACCCCAGCGTCGCGTACGTGGAGGTGGACCACGAGGCGAAGGCGACCGACCTGCGGCCGGACGATCCGGTCTACACCAGCGGCTACCAGCCCGAGGTCGACCGGGTGAAGCTGCCCACCGCGTGGGGGACGACGACCGGCTCGGCCGCCGTCAAGATCGCGGTGCTGGACACCGGCGTGACCCGGACCGGTGACCTCACCGGCGCGGTCGCCGGTGGCTACAACTACTGGGCCAACACCGGTGACACCACCGATGACAACGGTCACGGCACGGCGGTCGCCTCGCTCATCGCCGGGCGTGGCAACAACGGGGCAGGCATGGCCGGCGGCTGCTGGCAGTGCACGATCATCCCGGTCAAGGTGCTCAACGCGCAGGGCCGTGGTCCGTACAGCGACATCGCCAAGGGCGTGGTCTACGCGACCAACGTCGGCGCGAAGATCATCAACATGTCGCTGGCCGGCACCGCGAACGACAGCGTGCTGGCCGATGCCGTCAAGTACGCCAACTCCAAGGGCGTGCTGGTCGTGGCGGCGGCCGGCAACGAGGGCAACACCACCAAGATGTACCCGGCCGCGTACCCGGACGTGGTCGGCGTCGGCGCCACGGCCTACAACTCGGACTCGCGGGCGTCGTTCTCCAGCTACAACAAGGCCGGCGACAGCTGGGTGGACATCGCGGCCCCCGGTGACGTCACGGCGATGGGCCGCGACGGCGAGTACTACAGCGGTTTCAAGGGCACGTCGTTCGCGTCGCCGATGGTGGCCGGCGCGGCGGGCCTGATCAAGGCGGTCCACCCGGACTACAACGCCTGGTCGCTGCAGCGTGCGCTGCTCGCGTCCGGCCGCAAGCTCGGGTCGGCCACCTGGACCAAGTACGGCATGCTCGACGCGGGCAAGGCGCTCACCATCAGCACCGACCGCACCGCGCCGAAGATCACCAGCGTCAGCACCCCGGGTCAGGGCTGGCGGATGCACGGCAAGGTCACCATCAAGGCCGCGACGTCGGACGACTGGTCCGGGGTCCGCTGGGTCGACCTGTACGTCAACGGCACCTGGGTGGCCCGCGACTCGGCCGCGCCGCACGAGTTCACCTATGACACCAAGGGCAAGAACGGCAAGGTCACGTTCCTGCTCAAGGTGTACGACAAGGCGGGCAACACCGGCACGTTCACCCGGTGGATCACCGCCGACAACATCGCCCCGAGTGTGTCGATCACCAGCGGCCCCAAGAACAAGGCCAAGGTGAAGGGCACGGTCACGCTGAAGGCCAGCGCCTCGGACAGCAACGGCATCCGCCGGGTCGAGCTGCTGATCAACGGCAAGGTGAAGGCGACCGACACCGCGGCCGCCTACTCGCTGAGCTTCAAGGCGGCGAGCCAGCCGACGTCGATGAAGGTGCAGATCCGCGCCGTCGACAACGCCGGCAACACCAAGACGACCAGCACGCGCACGTACACGCGCTGA
- a CDS encoding M1 family metallopeptidase, with protein sequence MRAVGAAVAVGVLAAGCTSGGDAPTAGESSSPSFAPGADGAGDPYFPKYGNGGYDVAGYDLKLKYDPKSGQLDGTATVSATATQDLSRFDLDLAGLAVRKVTIGGRPATSAAQGDELVVTPAEGIRKGAAFSAVIEYGGRPEPLKNDALGVGGWLRTKDGAFALGEPESASTWFPVNDHPSDKATFAVAMTVPDGVEAISNGVPGERSSADGWTTWRWAESKPMASYLATVVIGQYRVQTSSHAGKPMVVAIPESLPANGPAAQSMALTGEIADFLATQFGPYPFDAYGGVVIDDSRVAYALEVQSRPVYGNVFFQETTNPTVVAHELAHQWYGDSVALERWRDIWLNEGFATYAEWLWLEHRGERSTQQSFDAAYQGFDWSTPTGDPGPDNIFGEAVYQRGAMTVHALRKTIGDPAFFALLKAWPAEHRDGNATTADFIAAAEKVSGKDLTAFFDAWLQGKTAPERP encoded by the coding sequence ATGCGGGCTGTCGGGGCGGCTGTGGCGGTTGGTGTGCTCGCGGCGGGGTGCACGTCGGGTGGTGATGCGCCAACTGCCGGTGAAAGTTCGAGCCCGAGTTTTGCGCCGGGGGCGGACGGGGCCGGGGATCCGTATTTCCCGAAGTACGGCAACGGCGGTTATGACGTCGCCGGTTATGACTTGAAGCTCAAGTACGACCCGAAATCCGGCCAGTTGGACGGTACAGCCACGGTTTCCGCGACGGCGACGCAGGATTTGTCGCGCTTCGACCTGGATCTGGCCGGTCTGGCTGTTCGCAAAGTGACGATCGGCGGCCGCCCTGCGACGAGTGCTGCGCAGGGCGACGAACTGGTGGTCACGCCCGCCGAGGGTATTCGCAAGGGGGCGGCGTTCAGCGCGGTCATCGAGTACGGCGGGCGCCCCGAACCGTTGAAGAACGACGCGCTGGGCGTGGGCGGCTGGTTGCGTACCAAGGATGGCGCTTTTGCTCTGGGGGAGCCGGAATCGGCGAGCACGTGGTTCCCGGTCAACGACCATCCGTCGGACAAGGCGACCTTCGCGGTGGCGATGACCGTTCCGGACGGGGTCGAGGCGATCAGCAACGGGGTGCCGGGGGAGCGCAGCAGCGCCGATGGCTGGACCACATGGCGGTGGGCGGAATCGAAACCGATGGCCAGTTATCTCGCCACCGTCGTGATCGGACAGTACCGGGTGCAAACGTCCTCTCATGCCGGTAAGCCCATGGTGGTGGCCATTCCCGAGTCGCTGCCGGCGAACGGACCGGCCGCCCAGTCGATGGCTCTGACCGGGGAGATCGCCGACTTTCTGGCCACCCAGTTCGGGCCCTATCCCTTCGATGCGTACGGCGGAGTGGTCATCGACGACAGCCGTGTCGCCTACGCGCTGGAAGTGCAGTCGCGCCCGGTCTACGGCAACGTCTTCTTCCAGGAGACCACCAACCCCACCGTTGTCGCGCACGAATTGGCCCACCAGTGGTACGGCGACAGCGTGGCGCTCGAACGGTGGCGGGACATCTGGCTGAACGAGGGCTTTGCGACGTACGCGGAATGGTTGTGGCTGGAACACCGGGGTGAGCGCAGCACCCAGCAGTCGTTCGACGCGGCCTATCAGGGTTTCGACTGGTCGACGCCGACCGGGGACCCGGGACCGGACAACATCTTCGGCGAGGCGGTCTACCAGCGCGGCGCGATGACCGTGCACGCCCTCCGCAAGACGATCGGTGACCCGGCTTTCTTCGCGTTGCTGAAGGCATGGCCGGCTGAGCACCGCGACGGCAACGCGACGACCGCGGACTTCATCGCCGCCGCCGAGAAGGTGTCCGGTAAGGATCTCACCGCGTTCTTCGATGCCTGGCTGCAGGGGAAGACCGCACCGGAACGCCCCTGA
- the guaA gene encoding glutamine-hydrolyzing GMP synthase, which produces MSTPRPVLVVDFGAQYAQLIARRVREARVYSEIVPHSMPVAEMLAKNPAAIILSGGPSSVYAPGAPVLDPALFTNDVPMFGICYGFQAMAQALGGTVAHTGSREYGRTLLTPATDAGQLLRELPEGLPVWMSHGDSVAEPPAGFTVTASSPGAPVAAFEDLTSRRAGVQFHPEVAHTEQGQEMLKRFLYDIAGLEPTWTSTNIIEDQVAAIRAQVGDKQVICGLSGGVDSAVAAALVHKAIGDQLTCIFVDHGLLRAGEAEQVEKDYVAATGIRLKVVDASDTFLGHLAGITDPEQKRKIIGREFIRTFEQAARELDAERHIEFLVQGTLYPDVVESGGGTGTANIKSHHNVGGLPDDLQFALIEPLRTLFKDEVRALGTELGLPEEMVQRHPFPGPGLAIRIIGAVDRDRLDILRAADLIAREELTAAGLDRDVWQFPVVLLADVRSVGVQGDGRTYGHPVVLRPVSSEDAMTADWSRLPYDVIARISTRITNEVREVNRVVLDVTSKPPGTIEWE; this is translated from the coding sequence ATGAGCACACCGCGCCCTGTTTTGGTCGTCGACTTCGGCGCCCAGTACGCCCAGCTGATCGCCCGCCGGGTCCGGGAGGCGCGGGTCTACTCCGAGATCGTGCCGCACTCGATGCCGGTCGCCGAGATGCTCGCGAAGAACCCGGCCGCGATCATCCTGTCCGGCGGGCCGTCCAGTGTGTACGCGCCCGGTGCGCCCGTGCTCGACCCCGCGCTGTTCACCAACGACGTGCCGATGTTCGGCATCTGCTACGGCTTCCAGGCCATGGCTCAGGCGCTCGGCGGCACCGTCGCGCACACCGGCTCCCGGGAATACGGGCGCACGCTGCTCACCCCGGCCACCGACGCCGGCCAGCTGCTGCGCGAGCTGCCCGAGGGCCTGCCGGTCTGGATGTCGCACGGTGACTCGGTGGCCGAGCCGCCCGCCGGCTTCACCGTGACCGCGTCCTCCCCGGGCGCCCCGGTCGCCGCGTTCGAGGACCTCACCTCCCGCCGCGCGGGCGTACAGTTCCATCCCGAGGTGGCGCACACCGAGCAGGGCCAGGAAATGCTCAAGCGCTTCCTGTACGACATCGCCGGCCTGGAACCCACCTGGACGTCGACCAACATCATCGAGGACCAGGTCGCCGCGATCCGCGCCCAGGTCGGCGACAAGCAGGTGATCTGCGGGCTCTCCGGCGGCGTCGACTCCGCGGTCGCCGCGGCGCTCGTGCACAAGGCCATCGGCGACCAGCTGACCTGCATCTTCGTCGACCACGGGCTGCTGCGTGCGGGCGAGGCCGAGCAGGTCGAGAAGGACTACGTCGCTGCCACCGGCATCCGCCTCAAGGTCGTCGACGCCTCGGACACCTTCCTCGGCCACCTCGCCGGCATCACCGACCCCGAGCAGAAGCGCAAGATCATCGGGCGCGAGTTCATCCGCACGTTCGAGCAGGCCGCCCGCGAGCTCGACGCCGAACGCCACATCGAGTTCCTCGTCCAGGGCACCCTCTATCCCGACGTGGTCGAGTCCGGCGGCGGCACCGGCACCGCCAACATCAAGAGCCACCACAACGTCGGCGGCCTCCCCGACGACCTCCAGTTCGCCCTCATCGAACCGCTGCGCACCCTCTTCAAGGACGAGGTCCGAGCGCTGGGCACCGAGCTGGGCCTGCCCGAGGAAATGGTCCAGCGCCATCCCTTCCCCGGCCCCGGCCTGGCCATCCGGATCATCGGCGCCGTCGACCGCGACCGCCTCGACATCCTCCGAGCCGCCGATCTCATCGCCCGCGAGGAGCTCACCGCCGCCGGCCTCGACCGCGACGTCTGGCAGTTCCCCGTGGTCCTGCTCGCCGACGTCCGCAGCGTCGGCGTCCAGGGCGACGGGCGCACCTACGGCCACCCCGTCGTCCTGCGCCCGGTCTCCAGCGAGGACGCCATGACCGCCGACTGGTCCCGCCTGCCGTACGACGTCATCGCCCGCATCTCCACCCGGATCACCAACGAGGTCCGGGAAGTCAATCGCGTCGTTCTGGACGTTACTTCCAAGCCGCCGGGGACTATCGAGTGGGAGTGA
- a CDS encoding LCP family protein encodes MRTRTIVWTAAAVLVLVLAGVGTAFVLRDGDHNEAATPAASSAGPAPVLSATASPSPQPSPGADLTGPLDLLLIGLDTRVSIPDWQPHADAIMLLHVDAGLRSGYLYSLPRDLRVDIPGVGRHKITEAMSYGAKVPGTDKADVHRGYALLSRTISSYTGIKKFDAGAILTFGGLSKLTDALGGVTLRIDQKVLSHHRRPDGSMRPLAPGGGDYLGPQAVYQPGIRKLVGWQAIDYARQRYGLPNGDYDRQRHQRQLVAALFGQAMTAGLADDPAKLTGIITALGDSVVVTGGRSAVEYAYALRDLAPSRLTMVSLPGDSVLSGGSYLGEQLNPEGRAFLKAVATGDPGAYLKAHPKLVSK; translated from the coding sequence ATGCGGACCAGGACGATCGTCTGGACGGCGGCAGCGGTGCTCGTGCTGGTGCTGGCCGGGGTGGGTACAGCTTTCGTCCTCCGCGACGGCGACCACAACGAGGCCGCCACGCCCGCCGCGAGCTCGGCCGGCCCGGCGCCGGTCCTGAGCGCGACGGCGAGCCCGAGCCCGCAGCCGAGCCCCGGCGCGGACCTCACCGGCCCGCTCGATCTGCTGCTGATCGGGCTGGACACCCGGGTCAGCATCCCGGACTGGCAACCGCACGCGGACGCGATCATGTTGCTGCACGTCGACGCGGGCCTGCGGAGCGGCTATCTGTACTCGCTGCCCCGCGATCTGCGCGTCGACATCCCCGGGGTGGGCCGCCACAAGATCACTGAGGCGATGAGCTACGGCGCCAAGGTGCCCGGGACCGACAAGGCGGACGTGCACCGAGGCTATGCATTGCTGAGCCGGACCATCTCGTCGTACACCGGGATCAAGAAGTTCGACGCCGGGGCGATCCTGACCTTCGGCGGGCTCAGCAAACTCACCGACGCGCTCGGCGGCGTGACGCTGCGGATCGACCAGAAGGTGCTGTCCCATCACCGCAGGCCCGACGGCAGCATGCGGCCCCTCGCTCCCGGCGGCGGCGACTACCTCGGGCCCCAGGCGGTCTACCAGCCCGGCATCCGCAAGCTGGTGGGCTGGCAGGCCATCGACTACGCACGGCAGCGCTACGGTCTGCCGAACGGCGACTACGACCGGCAGCGGCATCAGCGCCAGCTCGTCGCGGCCCTGTTCGGCCAGGCCATGACGGCGGGCCTGGCGGACGACCCGGCCAAGCTCACCGGCATCATCACCGCGCTGGGCGACTCGGTGGTCGTCACCGGCGGACGCAGCGCGGTGGAGTACGCCTACGCCTTGCGCGACCTGGCACCGTCCCGGTTGACCATGGTGAGCCTGCCGGGCGATTCGGTCCTCAGCGGCGGCAGTTACCTCGGTGAGCAGTTGAACCCCGAAGGCCGGGCATTCCTCAAGGCGGTCGCGACCGGCGATCCGGGCGCCTACCTCAAGGCCCATCCCAAGCTGGTCAGCAAATAG
- a CDS encoding alpha/beta fold hydrolase, with the protein MMHVTVNGVELACRVAGDPAHPVMVLLHGLGEDAEGWHEVQAAFTDRYRVYALDLRGHGHSSHPGRYSFELMRDDVIAFLAAAGVERCVLVGHSMGGTVAVLLAEAAPHLVTHLVLEDVTAPRPGAFDRPPLPPPDEPTPFDFAAVNAIRAQLSNPDPAWWQGLRSLAVPTLIIAGATSHIPAHLLTETVTLLPDAALVTLDAGHDVHRDRPDDFVTAITTFLASR; encoded by the coding sequence ATGATGCACGTCACCGTCAACGGCGTCGAGCTCGCCTGCCGGGTCGCGGGAGACCCCGCGCACCCGGTCATGGTGCTGCTGCACGGCCTCGGCGAGGACGCTGAGGGCTGGCACGAGGTGCAAGCCGCCTTCACCGACCGCTATCGGGTGTACGCCCTCGACCTGCGCGGCCATGGCCACAGCTCGCACCCGGGCCGCTATTCGTTCGAGCTGATGCGCGACGACGTCATCGCGTTCCTGGCGGCGGCCGGGGTGGAGCGCTGTGTGCTGGTCGGCCACTCCATGGGCGGCACGGTTGCGGTGCTGCTCGCCGAGGCCGCCCCGCACCTGGTGACCCATCTGGTGCTCGAGGACGTGACCGCGCCGCGGCCGGGTGCGTTCGACCGCCCGCCGCTGCCCCCGCCGGACGAGCCGACCCCGTTCGACTTCGCCGCCGTCAACGCCATCCGCGCGCAGCTCAGCAACCCCGACCCGGCCTGGTGGCAGGGTCTCAGGAGCCTCGCCGTCCCGACCCTGATCATCGCCGGCGCGACCAGCCACATCCCGGCGCACCTGCTCACCGAGACGGTCACCCTGCTGCCCGACGCCGCCCTCGTCACCCTCGACGCGGGCCACGACGTGCACCGCGACCGCCCCGATGACTTCGTCACCGCGATCACGACCTTCCTCGCCAGCCGCTGA
- a CDS encoding GuaB3 family IMP dehydrogenase-related protein, with the protein MRDVVEIGLGKTAQRGYHLDDIAIVPSRRTRDVDDVSTEWKVDAYPFRIPCVAHPSDATMSPQSAVALGRLGGLGVLNAEGLWTRYEDPTKILEELASLDEEADATKRLQEVYAEPIRPELIAERVRTMREGGVTVAVRVSPQHTLQLAPVILDAGVDLLVIQGTLVSAEHVSTTDEPLNLKEFIADLDLPVIVGGCTDYKTALHLMRTGAAGVIVGIGADEWSTTDTVLGIRVPMATAIADAAAARRDYLDETGGRYVHLIADGGISTSGDIAKAIGCGADAVMLGEPLSLAEGAPAGGAWWHSAASHPNLPRGGFCIAGDPDGTMEEILFGPADRPDGQLNLFGGLKRAMAKCGYSDVKEFQKVALVLDK; encoded by the coding sequence ATGCGCGACGTGGTGGAGATCGGTCTCGGCAAGACCGCCCAGCGCGGCTACCACCTGGACGACATCGCTATCGTCCCGAGCCGCCGCACCCGCGACGTGGACGACGTGTCCACCGAGTGGAAGGTGGATGCGTACCCGTTCAGGATCCCCTGCGTCGCGCACCCGTCGGACGCCACCATGAGCCCGCAGTCGGCGGTCGCCCTGGGTCGCCTCGGCGGTCTGGGCGTGCTCAACGCCGAGGGCCTGTGGACCCGCTACGAGGACCCGACCAAGATTCTCGAGGAGCTGGCCTCGCTCGACGAGGAGGCCGACGCCACCAAGCGGCTGCAGGAGGTCTATGCCGAGCCGATCCGCCCCGAGCTGATCGCCGAGCGCGTGCGCACCATGCGCGAGGGCGGCGTCACGGTGGCGGTCCGGGTCTCGCCGCAGCACACCCTGCAGCTCGCCCCGGTGATCCTCGACGCCGGCGTCGACCTGCTCGTCATCCAGGGCACGCTGGTCAGCGCCGAGCACGTCTCCACCACCGACGAGCCTCTCAACCTCAAGGAATTCATCGCCGACCTCGACCTGCCGGTGATCGTGGGCGGCTGCACCGACTACAAGACCGCCCTGCACCTGATGCGCACCGGTGCGGCCGGCGTCATCGTGGGCATCGGCGCCGACGAGTGGTCCACCACGGACACCGTGCTCGGCATCCGGGTGCCCATGGCCACCGCCATCGCCGACGCCGCGGCGGCCCGCCGGGACTACCTCGACGAGACCGGTGGTCGCTACGTCCACCTCATCGCCGACGGCGGCATCTCCACCTCCGGTGACATCGCCAAGGCCATCGGCTGTGGCGCCGACGCCGTCATGCTGGGCGAGCCGCTCTCCCTCGCCGAGGGCGCCCCGGCCGGTGGCGCGTGGTGGCATTCCGCGGCCAGCCACCCCAACCTCCCGCGCGGTGGCTTCTGCATCGCGGGTGACCCCGACGGCACGATGGAGGAGATCCTCTTCGGCCCGGCCGACCGCCCGGACGGCCAGCTCAACCTGTTCGGCGGTCTCAAGCGCGCCATGGCCAAGTGCGGCTACAGCGACGTCAAGGAATTCCAGAAGGTCGCGCTCGTCCTCGACAAATAG
- a CDS encoding NUDIX hydrolase, translating into MTPALEPLRRIAAYAVATDPDGRVLLVRASTRSGTPGVWSLPGGAVDHGEDPNHTVVRETAAETGLSVAVTGLRDVLADMRSLPHRGVTIHTDRLIYEVSVRGGNLCDRVGQPTDLVRWHTVEEAEKLRLRPFTAAALGLSAASADLRPEEAPDFPSFYAYPGPDGLHRSQRFAAYAIATDPDDRLLLTRIAPGYPGAGRWHLPGGGTDYGEQPGTALIRELVEETGQEGRLIELLGVASHRDAASLGPEGYPIDWHGVRAFYRVVVDAPTEVVVKDVGGSTDLACWMKLQDVATLREDQLTEVTAEALKAANLDR; encoded by the coding sequence GTGACCCCCGCACTGGAGCCGCTTCGCAGGATTGCGGCATATGCAGTCGCGACCGACCCCGACGGTCGCGTTCTTCTGGTCCGGGCCTCGACCCGGTCCGGCACCCCCGGCGTCTGGTCCCTGCCCGGTGGCGCCGTCGACCACGGCGAGGACCCGAACCACACGGTCGTCCGGGAGACGGCCGCCGAGACCGGCCTGTCCGTCGCCGTGACCGGGCTGCGCGACGTACTGGCCGACATGCGATCGCTGCCGCACCGTGGCGTCACGATCCACACCGACCGGCTGATCTACGAGGTGTCGGTCCGCGGTGGCAACCTCTGCGACCGCGTCGGCCAGCCCACCGACCTCGTCCGCTGGCACACCGTGGAAGAGGCCGAGAAGCTGCGGCTCCGGCCGTTCACCGCGGCGGCGCTCGGGCTCAGCGCGGCCTCCGCCGACCTGCGGCCCGAGGAAGCGCCCGACTTCCCGTCGTTCTACGCCTACCCGGGCCCGGACGGGCTGCACCGCTCGCAGCGCTTCGCGGCGTACGCCATCGCCACCGACCCGGACGACCGGCTGCTGCTCACCCGGATCGCGCCCGGATATCCCGGCGCGGGACGCTGGCACCTGCCCGGTGGCGGCACCGACTACGGCGAGCAGCCCGGCACCGCGCTCATCCGCGAGCTGGTCGAGGAGACCGGCCAGGAGGGCCGGCTGATCGAGCTGCTCGGCGTGGCCAGCCATCGCGACGCGGCCTCGCTGGGCCCCGAGGGCTATCCGATCGACTGGCACGGCGTCCGCGCGTTCTACCGCGTGGTCGTCGACGCGCCCACCGAGGTCGTCGTGAAGGACGTCGGTGGTTCCACCGACCTCGCCTGCTGGATGAAACTGCAGGACGTGGCCACTTTGCGCGAGGATCAGCTCACCGAGGTGACGGCGGAGGCGCTGAAGGCGGCTAACCTCGACAGGTGA
- a CDS encoding PspC domain-containing protein, with amino-acid sequence MSTPTVTPYKQLRRPLDDRIVAGVCSGIGRYFAVDPVLIRVAFAIAVVGSWGIAALAYPVVWFLMPEEVAPAPLRSDHSSWGAPSEPL; translated from the coding sequence ATGAGCACACCGACTGTCACCCCGTACAAGCAGCTCCGCCGCCCCCTCGACGACCGCATCGTGGCCGGGGTCTGCAGCGGCATCGGTCGCTACTTCGCCGTCGACCCGGTCCTGATCCGGGTTGCCTTCGCCATCGCGGTGGTCGGCTCCTGGGGGATCGCTGCGCTCGCCTATCCCGTCGTGTGGTTCCTCATGCCCGAAGAGGTGGCGCCTGCTCCTTTGCGCTCTGATCATTCCTCTTGGGGGGCTCCGTCCGAGCCTTTGTGA